From a single Anaerobranca gottschalkii DSM 13577 genomic region:
- a CDS encoding FeoA family protein, whose product MCLYNMKTNCRGVIINTPSNTLLEALGVRKGKCFLCKVKQPFGGPMIIQIDDRKVAIDKSIAENIIIQELEEIKEAI is encoded by the coding sequence ATGTGTCTATATAACATGAAAACTAACTGCCGTGGTGTTATAATAAATACTCCTTCAAATACCCTTTTAGAAGCATTAGGAGTAAGAAAAGGTAAGTGTTTTTTATGTAAAGTTAAACAACCCTTTGGCGGGCCAATGATTATTCAAATTGATGATAGAAAAGTAGCTATAGATAAATCAATAGCGGAAAATATTATCATCCAAGAACTTGAAGAAATCAAGGAGGCAATATAA